Proteins encoded within one genomic window of Halalkalicoccus subterraneus:
- a CDS encoding uracil-DNA glycosylase family protein translates to MENVTDRTSNPFGMRPACESPCSERSEAAFGYGDANADFHVIGDYPGIHGGRETGVPFTERPAGEAIQRALFETGFASEPYGDAPELENCFLSYLHMCCPADGEPTAESYANMERFFDAELRAIAAHVLLPVGERAMEYVVDQYTARLGRIELDMAKLHASEVRGSGFLVVPIREPTDWEEGDGQRLIDSLLAIRGSDYRRTADLSRFLGTDELYFVR, encoded by the coding sequence GTGGAGAACGTAACCGACCGGACGAGCAACCCCTTCGGGATGCGACCCGCCTGCGAGTCGCCCTGCTCCGAGCGAAGCGAGGCGGCCTTCGGCTACGGCGACGCGAACGCGGATTTCCACGTCATCGGCGACTACCCGGGAATCCACGGCGGACGCGAGACGGGCGTTCCCTTTACCGAACGCCCGGCCGGCGAGGCGATCCAGCGGGCGCTGTTCGAGACCGGCTTCGCAAGCGAGCCCTACGGCGACGCCCCCGAACTGGAGAACTGCTTTCTGAGCTACCTCCACATGTGCTGTCCGGCGGACGGTGAACCGACTGCCGAGAGCTACGCGAACATGGAGCGCTTTTTCGACGCCGAACTCCGGGCGATCGCCGCCCACGTCCTGTTGCCCGTCGGCGAGCGCGCAATGGAGTACGTCGTCGATCAGTACACCGCACGCCTGGGCCGGATCGAACTGGACATGGCGAAGCTCCACGCGAGCGAGGTCCGGGGCAGCGGATTTCTGGTCGTCCCGATCCGCGAGCCGACCGACTGGGAGGAGGGTGACGGCCAGCGTCTGATCGACTCCCTGCTCGCGATCCGCGGCAGCGACTACCGCCGGACGGCCGACCTGAGCCGGTTTCTGGGCACTGACGAGCTGTACTTCGTGCGCTGA
- a CDS encoding Lrp/AsnC family transcriptional regulator, with product MLDEIDLRILRLLSEDARRPYSEIGERVDLSAPAVSDRVSKLENQGIIRRFTLDLDRSQLREGTPVLVTLSVSPGGADEVRDALSGIEGVEHVFITAGGRVVFTAHAPTADVGAWLFEHVDDGAVRELDVELLTGSDRTARIRGEAAFAVSCVLCENEVGADGVSRRIDGEMKRFCCPSCEQLYVEKYEELAEGAD from the coding sequence ATGCTCGACGAGATCGACCTCCGAATTCTTCGACTACTGAGCGAGGACGCCCGGCGGCCATACAGCGAGATCGGCGAGCGGGTGGACCTCTCGGCGCCCGCGGTTTCGGATCGCGTTTCGAAGCTCGAAAATCAGGGGATCATCAGGCGCTTTACGCTGGATCTGGACCGCTCACAGCTGCGCGAGGGGACGCCTGTACTGGTGACGCTTTCGGTTTCACCGGGGGGTGCCGACGAGGTCAGGGATGCGCTCTCGGGGATTGAGGGAGTCGAACACGTCTTCATCACCGCCGGAGGCCGGGTCGTCTTCACCGCCCACGCCCCGACGGCCGACGTCGGTGCGTGGCTGTTCGAGCACGTCGACGACGGGGCCGTCCGCGAACTCGACGTCGAACTCCTGACCGGCTCCGACCGAACGGCCCGGATCCGGGGCGAGGCGGCGTTCGCCGTCTCCTGTGTGCTCTGCGAGAACGAGGTCGGCGCGGACGGCGTCTCCCGGCGGATCGACGGCGAGATGAAACGATTCTGCTGTCCCTCCTGCGAGCAACTCTACGTCGAGAAGTACGAGGAACTCGCCGAGGGTGCAGACTGA
- a CDS encoding halocyanin domain-containing protein, which produces MRSDSSFGRRTVLRAAGALVATGTLAGCTDGGGSGDDGEPEYETVSEEEEPDYGGWLDSAQSYDGTADLRGESEVTVMVGTGSRGRSFSPAAIMVDPGTTVVWEWTGDGGGHNVAEENEVYESPIETEEGYTFEHTFEETGVSQYTCIPHDQQGMRGAVAVDG; this is translated from the coding sequence ATGAGATCCGACTCGTCCTTCGGCCGTCGCACAGTCCTCCGTGCTGCCGGCGCGCTCGTCGCGACCGGCACGCTCGCGGGCTGTACCGACGGCGGTGGCAGTGGCGACGACGGCGAGCCCGAGTACGAGACGGTGTCCGAGGAGGAGGAACCCGACTACGGTGGCTGGCTCGATTCCGCCCAAAGCTACGATGGCACCGCCGACCTCCGTGGTGAGAGCGAGGTCACCGTGATGGTAGGCACCGGCAGTCGCGGGCGGTCGTTCTCGCCGGCGGCGATCATGGTCGACCCCGGGACCACGGTGGTCTGGGAGTGGACCGGAGACGGCGGCGGACACAACGTCGCGGAGGAAAACGAGGTCTACGAGAGCCCCATCGAGACCGAGGAGGGCTATACGTTCGAACACACCTTCGAGGAGACTGGCGTCTCGCAGTACACCTGCATCCCCCACGATCAGCAGGGGATGCGCGGAGCGGTCGCCGTCGACGGATGA
- a CDS encoding cupin domain-containing protein, which yields MAYTKTNYTDVDPIAESLYFLREPLDCENLGVSVLECEPGWTGKEHDHADEGEEEVYLLVDGEATVEIEGDSVEMAEGDAVRIPAEATRRIENGETESRFVLVGAP from the coding sequence ATGGCCTACACCAAGACCAACTATACCGACGTCGATCCCATCGCCGAGTCGCTGTACTTCCTGCGCGAACCGCTCGACTGTGAGAATCTCGGCGTGAGCGTCCTCGAGTGCGAACCGGGCTGGACCGGGAAGGAGCATGACCACGCTGATGAGGGTGAGGAAGAAGTCTACCTGCTGGTCGACGGCGAGGCGACCGTCGAGATCGAGGGTGATTCGGTCGAGATGGCAGAGGGCGATGCGGTCAGAATTCCCGCCGAGGCCACACGACGGATCGAGAACGGCGAGACGGAGAGCCGATTCGTTCTCGTCGGCGCCCCCTGA
- a CDS encoding heavy metal transporter: MSGMNCTGWEETVVESTSTDHEAGTVTADGEADREELGAAIADVGTNPQPIP; this comes from the coding sequence ATGAGCGGGATGAACTGTACGGGATGGGAGGAGACCGTCGTCGAGAGCACGAGCACCGACCACGAGGCCGGAACGGTTACCGCCGACGGCGAGGCGGACCGAGAAGAACTCGGCGCGGCGATCGCCGATGTGGGTACGAACCCGCAGCCGATCCCCTGA
- a CDS encoding heavy metal translocating P-type ATPase, producing MSCATCSGTIEEAVGSLDGVSDVDANFATDEGAVEYDPERVSLAEIYAAIEEAGYEPARESRTIEIGGMSCATCSETNREAIESVPGVLGANVNFASDEARIEYAPGATDLGDVYDAIEDAGYEPVREEDADEGERESAAEREMRKQWRLVLFGGVLTAPFALVMADMLGFGVVPETVLGISVGWIEFALATVLMATLGREFLSGAWRALSKSRRANMDTLVAMGSSVGYVYSTAVLLGAITGGLYFEAVAFILWFITLGNWLEARSKAQASDALRKLLEMEAEEATIVDGNEERTVPLTEVEVGDLMKVRPGERVPTDGVVREGSSAVDESMVTGESVPVEKREGDEVIGSTINENGVLLVEATRVGSDTAIQGIVERVKEAQSRQPDIQRLVDTVSAYFVPAVIVNAVVWAVVWALFPDALYGVSSALGAWIPVLEPVGGGPVAGGVPVAEFSMIVLASALLIACPCALGLATPAATMVGSTIAATNGVLFKGADVLERARDIDTVVFDKTGTLTHGEMELTDVVPIRKARSDGGEPIEDGGERPDEPRSSSDPRPDGGVLAERVDEESVLSAAASAESGSEHPLARAIVEGARERGFDLGEPTDFENVPGHGIRATVDGSEVLVGNRKLMEDNGIDPAPAEETMERLEGEGKTAMLVARGGVPASDARGDSSSRDDGELLGVVAAADTVRESAKRTVAALRDRGLDVVMLTGDNERTARAVAREVGIEESNVRAAVLPEDKADAVEAIQSEEKRTMMVGDGVNDAPALTAAHVGVAIGSGTDVAIESADVTLMRDDPDDVLKAIRISEATLQKVHQNLFWALAYNATLIPVASLGLLNPALAGLAMAGSSISVMTNSLLFRGYDPHERYRPLGRLR from the coding sequence ATGTCGTGTGCGACCTGCTCGGGCACCATCGAGGAGGCGGTCGGCTCCCTCGACGGGGTTTCGGACGTGGACGCGAACTTCGCCACCGACGAGGGAGCGGTCGAATACGATCCCGAGCGGGTGAGCCTCGCGGAGATCTACGCAGCGATCGAGGAGGCGGGCTACGAACCCGCCCGCGAGAGCCGAACGATCGAGATCGGCGGGATGTCATGTGCGACCTGCTCGGAGACCAACCGGGAGGCCATCGAATCGGTCCCGGGCGTGCTCGGCGCGAACGTGAACTTCGCCTCGGACGAGGCCCGCATCGAGTACGCCCCCGGCGCGACCGACCTCGGGGACGTATACGACGCCATCGAGGACGCCGGCTACGAGCCGGTCCGCGAGGAGGACGCCGATGAGGGCGAGCGCGAGAGCGCCGCCGAACGCGAGATGCGAAAGCAGTGGCGCCTCGTCCTCTTCGGTGGCGTGTTGACCGCACCGTTCGCACTCGTGATGGCCGACATGCTCGGGTTCGGAGTGGTACCCGAGACCGTGCTCGGGATTTCGGTCGGCTGGATCGAGTTCGCGCTCGCGACGGTGCTGATGGCGACGCTCGGCCGGGAGTTCCTCTCTGGGGCCTGGCGCGCCCTTTCGAAGAGCCGCCGGGCGAACATGGACACGCTGGTCGCGATGGGGTCCTCAGTAGGGTACGTCTACTCGACGGCGGTCCTCTTGGGAGCGATCACTGGCGGGCTCTACTTCGAGGCCGTCGCCTTCATCCTCTGGTTCATCACCCTCGGTAACTGGCTCGAGGCCCGCTCGAAGGCCCAAGCCAGCGACGCGCTGCGAAAGCTGCTGGAGATGGAGGCCGAGGAAGCCACCATCGTAGACGGGAACGAGGAGCGGACGGTACCCCTGACGGAGGTCGAGGTCGGCGACCTGATGAAGGTCCGGCCCGGCGAGCGCGTGCCCACCGACGGCGTCGTTCGCGAGGGGTCGAGCGCGGTCGACGAGTCGATGGTGACCGGCGAGTCGGTGCCCGTCGAGAAGAGGGAGGGCGACGAGGTGATCGGTTCGACGATCAACGAGAACGGCGTCCTCCTCGTGGAGGCCACGAGGGTCGGTTCGGACACCGCGATCCAGGGGATCGTCGAGCGAGTCAAAGAGGCCCAATCGCGCCAGCCCGACATCCAACGGTTGGTCGACACGGTCAGTGCCTACTTCGTCCCCGCGGTGATCGTCAACGCCGTCGTCTGGGCGGTCGTCTGGGCGCTGTTCCCCGATGCGCTCTACGGCGTCTCCTCGGCGCTCGGGGCGTGGATCCCGGTGCTCGAACCCGTCGGCGGGGGCCCCGTCGCCGGGGGCGTGCCCGTCGCGGAGTTCTCGATGATCGTGCTCGCGAGCGCGCTGTTGATCGCCTGTCCCTGTGCACTGGGACTCGCGACGCCCGCCGCGACGATGGTCGGCTCGACCATTGCCGCGACCAACGGTGTCCTGTTCAAGGGTGCGGACGTCCTCGAACGCGCCCGCGACATTGATACGGTCGTCTTCGACAAGACGGGCACCCTGACCCACGGCGAGATGGAGCTCACCGACGTGGTGCCGATTCGGAAGGCACGCAGCGACGGGGGCGAGCCAATCGAAGACGGCGGTGAGCGACCGGATGAACCGCGATCCTCGTCGGACCCCCGACCCGACGGCGGCGTCCTGGCCGAGCGGGTCGACGAGGAGAGCGTCCTCTCGGCGGCCGCCAGCGCCGAATCGGGCTCCGAGCACCCGCTTGCGCGCGCCATCGTCGAGGGGGCCCGCGAGCGCGGGTTCGACCTCGGGGAACCGACCGACTTCGAGAACGTCCCCGGTCACGGGATCCGCGCCACGGTCGACGGCAGCGAAGTGCTCGTCGGCAACCGCAAATTGATGGAGGACAACGGGATCGACCCCGCACCCGCCGAAGAGACGATGGAGCGACTCGAGGGCGAGGGCAAGACCGCAATGCTGGTCGCACGAGGCGGCGTCCCCGCGAGCGACGCGAGAGGGGACTCGTCATCGCGGGATGACGGCGAACTGCTCGGCGTCGTCGCGGCCGCCGACACGGTGCGAGAGAGCGCGAAGCGAACCGTCGCGGCCCTGCGCGATCGCGGGCTCGACGTCGTGATGTTGACCGGCGACAACGAACGCACTGCCCGCGCGGTCGCCCGCGAGGTCGGCATCGAGGAGTCCAACGTCCGCGCGGCGGTCCTGCCGGAGGACAAAGCCGACGCGGTCGAGGCGATCCAGTCCGAGGAGAAGCGCACGATGATGGTCGGTGACGGCGTCAACGACGCCCCGGCGCTCACCGCCGCCCATGTCGGCGTCGCCATCGGATCGGGCACCGACGTCGCCATCGAGTCGGCCGACGTGACGCTGATGCGCGACGATCCCGACGACGTGCTGAAGGCGATCCGGATCTCCGAGGCGACGCTCCAGAAGGTCCACCAGAACCTCTTCTGGGCGCTCGCCTACAACGCGACGCTGATCCCGGTCGCCTCGCTCGGTCTGCTCAACCCCGCACTCGCGGGGCTGGCGATGGCCGGCTCGTCCATCTCGGTGATGACCAACAGCCTCCTGTTCCGCGGGTACGACCCCCACGAGCGCTACCGCCCGCTCGGCCGGCTCCGATAG